A stretch of Haloferax sp. Atlit-12N DNA encodes these proteins:
- a CDS encoding alpha/beta fold hydrolase, whose amino-acid sequence MRVTQHGDPGDDDLLFVLGWGNKPGHRSVEWLLDRLTYEGYHVHAVELPMNGWEFDSQYVDPVRAYSVDRDIDLVLSHSTGGLVAAHLDLAVRNVFLSPWWGTATAGLDGLLLPVVRRLPTTRPLVPSGISREDLGELKLAAELADGPDNASPAFLRMIHGAQESLPPFNPDDVVFASLSDRVVDVRAIGDRTPASNLVPYDGGHEFFASEGRERTLSVVLDALDGADPSSLRLGGADAPDFDDSVDGTERPQSMD is encoded by the coding sequence GTGCGCGTCACCCAACACGGCGACCCCGGCGACGACGACCTGCTTTTCGTCCTCGGGTGGGGCAACAAGCCGGGTCATCGGAGCGTCGAGTGGCTCCTCGACCGCCTCACCTACGAGGGCTACCACGTCCACGCCGTCGAACTCCCGATGAACGGCTGGGAGTTCGACAGCCAGTACGTGGATCCGGTGCGGGCGTACTCGGTCGACCGCGACATCGACCTCGTGCTCAGCCACAGCACCGGCGGCCTCGTCGCCGCCCACCTCGACCTCGCGGTTCGGAACGTCTTTTTGAGCCCCTGGTGGGGGACCGCGACCGCCGGTCTCGATGGCCTGCTCCTCCCCGTCGTCAGGCGGTTGCCGACGACGCGCCCGCTCGTCCCGTCCGGTATCTCCCGCGAGGACCTCGGCGAACTGAAACTCGCCGCCGAACTGGCCGACGGCCCGGACAACGCCTCGCCCGCCTTCCTCCGCATGATTCACGGCGCGCAGGAGTCGCTACCGCCGTTCAACCCCGACGACGTGGTGTTCGCCTCGCTTTCGGACCGGGTGGTTGACGTTCGCGCAATCGGCGACCGGACCCCCGCGTCGAACCTCGTCCCGTACGACGGCGGCCACGAGTTCTTCGCCAGCGAGGGCAGAGAGCGGACGCTCTCGGTGGTGCTCGACGCCCTCGACGGAGCGGACCCGTCGTCGCTCCGACTCGGTGGTGCGGACGCGCCCGACTTCGACGACTCGGTCGACGGGACGGAGCGACCGCAGTCGATGGACTGA